A single Oncorhynchus nerka isolate Pitt River linkage group LG10, Oner_Uvic_2.0, whole genome shotgun sequence DNA region contains:
- the LOC115136366 gene encoding brorin-like: MLHSVAMTADVLFVMWFLMTSSQCNPVADLLVSRERFEHVLTQAREDKYDKQQASEGALSYSTQQQLKEISFMGLEANRGVSNRTSVNRSRTNSSSQKRGGSKGGKASQELWEEQEGGLSRVDEGPTSETNLSLDAIDEYAYPDYRGKGCIDESGFVFAIGEKFTPGPSTCPCLCTDEGPLCAKPECPKVHPRCIRVDTSQCCPECKEKKNYCEFRGKVYATLQEFKVSPCEKCRCEGSGEVLCSVSACPQTECVDPEYEPDQCCPICKTGPNCYADTQVIPAGREVKIDECTICYCTYEVGTWQIEHQATCSKNDCQVS, encoded by the exons ATGCTGCACTCTGTTGCCATGACAGCGGATGTCCTGTTTGTTATGTGGTTTCTCATGACCAGTAGTCAGTGTAATCCCGTGGCAGACTTGTTGGTGAGCCGGGAACGCTTTGAGCATGTCCTGACCCAGGCCAGAGAGGACAAGTATGACAAGCAGCAGGCCTCGGAGGGGGCGCTCAGTTACAGCACCCAACAACAGCTGAAGGAGATCAGCTTCATGGGCCTGGAGGCCAATAGAGGGGTCAGCAATAGAACTTCTGTCAACAGATCCAGGACGAACTCCAGCTCCCAGAAACGTGGTGGATCCAAGGGTGGGAAGGCATCACAGGAGTTGTGGGAAGAGCAAGAGGGGGGCCTGAGTCGAGTAGACGAGGGCCCTACAAGTGAAACAAACCTCTCTCTCGACGCTATCGACGAGTACGCATATCCAGATTACAGGGGGAAGGGCTGCATTGATGAGAGTGGCTTTGTGTTTGCCATCGGGGAGAAATTTACTCCGGGGCCCTCCACGTGCCCTTGCCTCTGCACGGACGAGGGACCCCTGTGTGCCAAGCCTGAATGTCCCAAAGTTCACCCTCGCTGCATCCGGGTGGACACCAGCCAGTGCTGTCCAGAGTGCAAGGAGAAGAAGAACTACTGTGAGTTCAGGGGAAAAGTCTACGCAACGCTACAAGAGTTTAAG gtgTCTCCGTGTGAGAAGTGTCGCtgtgaggggagtggagaggtgtTGTGCTCTGTGTCAGCATGCCCTCAAACAGAGTGTGTCGATCCAGAGTATGAGCCTGATCAGTGCTGCCCCATCTGTAAGACCG GGCCAAACTGTTATGCAGACACACAAGTGATCCCAGCTGGGCGCGAGGTGAAGATTGATGAGTGTACAATCTGCTACTGCACGTATGAAGTGGGCACGTGGCAGATCGAACATCAGGCTACCTGCAGCAAGAATGATTGCCAGGTGAGCTAG